One genomic segment of Amycolatopsis sp. WQ 127309 includes these proteins:
- a CDS encoding GAF and ANTAR domain-containing protein has translation MADTTESLETLQSRLRTVSRTFVSLADTLVADFDVADFLNMLTEQCTDLLDVSAAGVILRDADGSLRVAATSSQRAELLELFAVQTDDGPCLDCVRSGAPVSCTDLPAEARRWPRFTAAAAECGFRAVQALPMRLRDQVVGALTLLNTEAVGAGPEEIELGQALADVATIGILQQRNIERGDQLTEQLQTALTSRVVIEQAKGILAEHGAVSVDEAFTRLRGFARARHLRLTDLARAVAGGNVDLAAILKHPQR, from the coding sequence ATGGCCGACACCACTGAATCGCTCGAGACGCTGCAAAGCCGGCTGCGGACGGTGTCACGCACGTTCGTCAGCCTCGCCGACACCCTCGTGGCCGATTTCGACGTCGCCGACTTCCTGAACATGCTCACCGAACAGTGCACCGACCTGCTCGACGTGTCGGCGGCCGGGGTGATCCTGCGCGACGCCGACGGGAGCCTGCGCGTCGCGGCGACCTCCTCGCAGCGGGCCGAGCTGCTGGAGCTGTTCGCCGTGCAGACCGACGACGGTCCCTGCCTCGACTGCGTCCGCAGCGGGGCTCCGGTGTCCTGCACCGACCTGCCGGCCGAGGCGCGCCGCTGGCCGAGGTTCACCGCGGCGGCCGCCGAATGCGGGTTCCGCGCCGTGCAGGCCCTGCCGATGCGGCTGCGCGACCAGGTCGTCGGGGCTCTGACCCTGCTGAACACCGAAGCCGTGGGCGCGGGCCCGGAGGAGATCGAGCTCGGGCAGGCGCTGGCGGACGTCGCCACGATCGGCATCCTCCAGCAGCGCAACATCGAACGCGGCGACCAGCTCACCGAACAGCTGCAGACCGCGCTCACCAGCCGCGTGGTGATCGAGCAGGCCAAGGGAATACTCGCCGAGCACGGCGCGGTGTCGGTGGACGAGGCGTTCACGCGGCTGCGTGGCTTCGCCCGCGCGCGGCACCTGCGCCTGACCGACCTCGCTCGCGCGGTCGCCGGCGGCAACGTCGATCTGGCCGCGATCCTGAAGCACCCGCAACGGTGA
- a CDS encoding STAS domain-containing protein translates to MTFSSAPLVPGSPAFSIDTVDRGEVVIIHARGELDLAADPLLGATLALADAAAKPVVVDLTEVTFCGSCVLGQLLAAGRRITGDGRQMLVATSQYVVLRPLTLLGLDRDIKIVPDVETAVRRLTQPLVAAVDPATDTTPEPA, encoded by the coding sequence ATGACCTTCTCGTCCGCACCACTTGTCCCCGGCAGTCCCGCGTTCAGCATCGACACCGTCGACCGCGGCGAAGTGGTGATCATCCACGCACGCGGCGAGCTGGACCTGGCCGCGGACCCGCTGCTCGGCGCGACCCTGGCCCTGGCCGATGCCGCGGCCAAACCGGTCGTGGTCGACCTGACCGAGGTGACGTTCTGCGGCTCGTGCGTCCTCGGGCAGTTGCTGGCCGCCGGGCGGCGGATCACCGGCGACGGCCGGCAGATGCTGGTGGCCACCAGCCAGTACGTGGTGCTGCGACCGTTGACCCTGCTGGGACTGGACCGCGACATCAAGATCGTGCCGGACGTCGAGACAGCTGTGCGCCGGCTCACCCAGCCCTTGGTCGCCGCCGTCGACCCGGCGACGGACACCACTCCCGAGCCTGCCTGA
- a CDS encoding cryptochrome/photolyase family protein: MRGQAALWLFADQLGPHFHSTPAHRDREVLLIRSAAAFAAKPFHRQKLHLVQAALYRLAEDLGDRVTLLDAADYRTGLRRFGRPVVVHEPNSHAADALVRRLRDEGVVEEILPTPGFVRSKEDFAEWASGRKRFVMEDFYRDQRSRFEVLLEPDGSPAGGHWNYDRDNREPPPKTTRLDVPAPWQPRENPIDERVRAELDQAERAGTIHPVGVDGPRRFAVGHDEAQRALRRFLDHRLAAFGPHQDAMLTHDWAMAHALLSVPLNLGLLDPLDVVRQAEQRWRDGAASLESVEGFVRQVLGWREWVWHLYWHLGPDYLRRNALQARRELPDWWWQLDADAVEAACLRTALAGVRDRGYAHHIERLMVLGNHALQRGYDPAELNAWFATAFVDGFPWVMPANVIGMSQYADGGIVGTKPYAAGGAYIHRMSDHCGGCVYDPKQRTGPRACPFTAGYWAFLDRNAERLRGNHRMRQPLNGLRRLADLDEVVAREAERDHF; encoded by the coding sequence ATGCGAGGACAGGCGGCCTTGTGGCTGTTCGCCGATCAGCTCGGGCCCCACTTCCACAGCACACCGGCCCACCGGGACCGGGAGGTGCTGCTGATCCGGTCGGCCGCCGCGTTCGCCGCGAAACCGTTCCACCGGCAGAAGCTGCACCTGGTCCAGGCCGCCCTGTACCGGCTGGCCGAGGACCTCGGCGACCGCGTCACCCTGCTCGACGCCGCGGACTACCGGACCGGGCTGCGCCGCTTCGGGCGGCCGGTGGTGGTGCACGAGCCGAACTCCCACGCCGCGGACGCCCTCGTCCGCCGATTGCGCGACGAAGGCGTCGTCGAAGAGATCCTGCCCACACCGGGGTTCGTCCGGTCCAAAGAGGACTTCGCGGAGTGGGCGTCCGGGCGGAAGCGGTTCGTCATGGAGGACTTCTACCGCGACCAGCGCAGCCGGTTCGAGGTACTCCTGGAACCGGACGGCTCGCCCGCGGGCGGCCACTGGAACTACGACCGCGACAACCGCGAGCCGCCGCCGAAGACCACCCGCCTCGACGTCCCCGCGCCGTGGCAGCCCCGGGAGAACCCGATCGACGAGCGGGTCCGCGCCGAACTCGACCAGGCCGAGCGCGCCGGGACGATCCACCCCGTCGGCGTCGACGGCCCGCGCCGGTTCGCCGTCGGGCACGACGAGGCGCAGCGCGCGCTCCGCCGTTTCCTCGACCACCGCCTGGCCGCGTTCGGCCCGCACCAGGACGCGATGCTGACCCACGACTGGGCGATGGCGCACGCCCTGTTGTCGGTCCCGCTCAACCTCGGGCTGCTGGACCCGCTGGACGTCGTGCGCCAGGCCGAGCAGCGGTGGCGCGACGGGGCCGCGTCCCTGGAAAGCGTCGAGGGCTTCGTCCGCCAGGTGCTCGGCTGGCGCGAGTGGGTGTGGCACCTGTACTGGCACCTGGGCCCGGATTACTTGCGCCGCAACGCGTTGCAGGCCCGCCGCGAACTGCCGGACTGGTGGTGGCAGCTGGACGCGGACGCCGTCGAAGCGGCCTGTCTGCGGACCGCGCTGGCCGGTGTCCGCGACCGGGGCTACGCCCACCACATCGAACGGCTGATGGTGCTCGGGAACCACGCGCTGCAGCGCGGCTACGACCCGGCCGAGCTGAACGCCTGGTTCGCCACGGCGTTCGTCGACGGCTTCCCGTGGGTGATGCCCGCCAACGTGATCGGCATGAGCCAGTACGCCGACGGCGGCATCGTCGGGACCAAGCCGTACGCCGCCGGCGGCGCGTACATCCACCGGATGAGCGACCACTGCGGCGGCTGCGTCTACGACCCCAAGCAGCGGACGGGGCCGCGCGCGTGCCCGTTCACCGCGGGCTACTGGGCGTTCCTCGACCGCAACGCCGAGCGGCTGCGCGGGAACCACCGGATGCGGCAGCCGTTGAACGGCCTGCGCCGGCTGGCCGACCTCGACGAGGTCGTCGCCCGGGAAGCCGAGCGCGACCACTTCTGA
- a CDS encoding PP2C family protein-serine/threonine phosphatase — MVAEDRSWHTVFAEIVNRSHLATAGDLPAILDDVTALVGLSARLYLVDLGQRELHPVRPADGPALSVDATLAGRAFGRLEIVIAAAAGEPSHLWLPVLDGTERLGALRLTLPYGTDPRDKVLRGNCWTLAGQIAHLVLSKQLYSDLFHRVRRGKPLSVAAELLWQLLPPKVFATDRVVIAAAMEPYDEVGGDGFDYAVDGDRASVAIFDSVGHDLHAGLITSMALAATRNARRGGAGLIEAAELADHTIAGHRPADSMSYATAFLAHLDLGTGELHYLNAGHPPPAVLRDGRVVRLLDTVSRTPLGLGDFQRREPVVEREQLQPGDRVLFYTDGVTEARSPEGEQFGLGRLADLTERHEAAGLPAPETLRRVVRAVLDHQDGRLQDDATLLMLEWTTTDQDTLLPTL, encoded by the coding sequence GTGGTAGCTGAGGATCGTTCATGGCACACGGTCTTCGCGGAGATCGTCAACCGGTCGCACCTGGCGACCGCCGGTGACCTGCCCGCCATCCTCGACGACGTGACCGCCCTGGTCGGGCTGTCGGCGCGGTTGTACCTGGTCGACCTCGGGCAGCGGGAGCTGCACCCGGTCCGGCCGGCGGACGGCCCGGCGTTGTCGGTCGACGCCACCCTGGCGGGGCGGGCGTTCGGCCGGCTCGAGATCGTCATCGCGGCCGCCGCCGGGGAGCCGTCGCACCTGTGGCTGCCGGTGCTCGACGGCACCGAACGCCTCGGCGCGCTGCGGCTCACCCTCCCCTACGGGACCGACCCGCGGGACAAGGTCCTGCGCGGCAACTGCTGGACGCTGGCCGGGCAGATCGCGCACCTGGTGCTGAGCAAGCAGCTCTACAGCGACCTGTTCCACCGGGTGCGTCGCGGCAAGCCGCTGTCGGTGGCCGCGGAGCTGCTCTGGCAGCTGCTGCCGCCGAAGGTGTTCGCCACCGACCGGGTGGTGATCGCCGCCGCGATGGAGCCCTACGACGAGGTCGGGGGCGACGGTTTCGACTACGCCGTGGACGGCGACCGCGCCTCGGTGGCGATCTTCGACTCGGTGGGCCACGACCTGCACGCCGGGCTGATCACCTCGATGGCGCTGGCGGCCACGCGCAACGCCCGCCGCGGCGGCGCCGGCCTGATCGAGGCGGCCGAGCTGGCGGACCACACCATCGCCGGCCACCGCCCGGCCGACTCGATGTCGTACGCGACGGCGTTCCTCGCCCACCTGGACCTGGGCACCGGCGAACTGCACTACCTCAACGCCGGGCACCCGCCGCCGGCCGTGCTGCGCGACGGACGGGTGGTGCGGCTGCTGGACACCGTGAGCCGCACCCCGCTGGGCCTCGGGGACTTCCAGCGCCGCGAGCCCGTCGTCGAGCGCGAACAGCTCCAGCCCGGCGACCGGGTGCTGTTCTACACCGACGGCGTCACGGAGGCTCGCAGCCCGGAGGGTGAGCAGTTCGGCTTGGGACGGCTGGCCGACCTCACCGAACGCCACGAAGCGGCGGGCCTGCCCGCCCCGGAGACCCTGCGCCGGGTGGTCCGAGCGGTGCTGGACCACCAGGACGGCCGGCTCCAGGACGACGCCACCCTGCTGATGCTGGAGTGGACGACCACCGACCAGGACACCCTGCTCCCCACCCTCTGA
- a CDS encoding low temperature requirement protein A, translating to MSTEIDREPMVRPPALRTGQEASTSNLELFFDLAYVLVVNELAVAFLKHLTWSGLGTFVALFVAIWMSWVGYTLYANRFDTDDVLFRIGKLAATLSIAGCAASAASATSSFSTPFAACFLAGRVILLVLHVRAWRHVPDARSTIGVYLATLAVSSLLWAVSLAVEGPVRYWLWGVAVAVDAVGPVVATWRDNHLPLHLEHLPERFGLFVILVLGEAVGGAAIGVHDAEWTPAAVAVGVAGFVIAAAMWWIYFDTAAAVGAAALRRRDDETRDGAPADERHDLFVYGHLPLALGVVLTGVGVEELVLHPEAALPSGAGWILATGVALFLVGSALVLGGSSHSWRAIWPWPVAAVPIVLVAAAFGHHYALLLVAGLALLCLVLAVRGTVGRRHGGPGPTPSAVRKTPRTTE from the coding sequence GTGAGCACGGAGATCGACCGCGAGCCGATGGTCCGGCCGCCGGCCCTGCGCACCGGCCAGGAGGCGTCGACGAGCAACCTCGAGCTGTTCTTCGACCTCGCCTACGTGCTGGTCGTGAACGAACTCGCGGTCGCGTTCCTCAAGCACCTGACGTGGTCCGGACTCGGTACGTTCGTCGCGCTGTTCGTCGCGATCTGGATGTCCTGGGTCGGGTACACGCTCTACGCCAACCGGTTCGACACCGACGACGTCCTGTTCCGGATCGGCAAGCTCGCCGCGACGCTGTCCATCGCCGGGTGCGCCGCGAGCGCCGCGTCCGCGACGTCGTCGTTCTCCACGCCGTTCGCGGCGTGCTTCCTCGCCGGCCGGGTGATCCTGCTGGTGCTCCACGTCCGGGCGTGGCGGCACGTCCCCGACGCCCGGAGCACCATCGGCGTCTACCTCGCCACCCTCGCCGTGAGTTCCCTGTTGTGGGCCGTGTCGCTGGCCGTCGAGGGACCGGTCCGGTACTGGCTGTGGGGCGTGGCGGTCGCCGTCGACGCCGTCGGCCCGGTCGTCGCGACCTGGCGCGACAACCACCTCCCGCTGCACCTGGAGCACCTGCCGGAGCGGTTCGGGCTCTTCGTGATCCTCGTCCTGGGGGAGGCCGTGGGCGGTGCGGCCATCGGCGTGCACGACGCCGAATGGACTCCGGCCGCGGTCGCCGTCGGTGTCGCCGGGTTCGTCATCGCCGCCGCGATGTGGTGGATCTACTTCGACACCGCCGCCGCCGTCGGGGCGGCCGCGCTGCGCCGGCGCGACGACGAAACCCGGGACGGCGCGCCCGCCGACGAACGGCACGACCTGTTCGTCTACGGCCACCTGCCGCTCGCCCTGGGCGTCGTGCTGACCGGCGTCGGTGTCGAAGAACTCGTGCTGCACCCGGAGGCGGCGCTCCCGTCGGGCGCCGGCTGGATCCTGGCCACCGGGGTCGCCCTGTTCCTGGTCGGATCGGCTCTCGTTCTCGGCGGCAGCAGTCATTCCTGGCGGGCGATCTGGCCGTGGCCCGTCGCCGCCGTCCCGATCGTGTTGGTCGCGGCCGCGTTCGGGCACCACTACGCACTGCTGCTCGTGGCGGGACTGGCGCTGCTGTGCCTGGTCTTGGCCGTGCGGGGAACGGTGGGCCGCCGCCACGGCGGGCCCGGTCCGACGCCGTCGGCGGTGCGGAAGACACCTCGGACGACGGAGTGA
- a CDS encoding DUF4383 domain-containing protein, giving the protein MPTPTHTDRSSAARRRQGTPVRLAALVVGVVYLVLGVVGFFVPGNAGSTSAGPFGTHATQYSVLIFSVSPLLNALHTLIGVLGVVAARKVSSTAIYALAVAIGFAGFSAYSVLVVSVGTGDRFNLNWADVILHLVTMVGAAVVSARSFRTVRAQRDAVAGS; this is encoded by the coding sequence ATGCCCACCCCCACCCACACCGATCGGTCTTCCGCCGCACGGCGACGTCAAGGCACGCCGGTGCGGCTCGCCGCGCTGGTCGTCGGCGTGGTCTACCTCGTGCTCGGGGTGGTCGGGTTCTTCGTCCCCGGCAACGCCGGGTCGACGTCCGCCGGTCCGTTCGGGACGCACGCGACGCAGTACTCGGTGCTGATCTTCAGCGTCAGCCCGCTCCTGAACGCCTTGCACACGCTCATCGGCGTGCTGGGCGTCGTGGCCGCGCGCAAGGTCTCCAGCACCGCGATCTACGCACTCGCCGTCGCGATCGGGTTCGCGGGGTTCAGCGCCTACAGCGTCCTCGTGGTCTCCGTCGGCACCGGCGACCGGTTCAACCTCAACTGGGCCGACGTGATCCTGCACCTGGTGACGATGGTCGGTGCCGCGGTGGTGTCCGCCAGGTCGTTCCGCACGGTGCGAGCTCAGCGAGACGCGGTCGCCGGATCCTGA